Proteins encoded together in one Ogataea parapolymorpha DL-1 chromosome III, whole genome shotgun sequence window:
- a CDS encoding short-chain dehydrogenase/reductase SDR — MSQFTIPLLYEVGGRQAIVTGGGSGLGQMICQGLVANNVDVAVVDLFQERLDETVHKCEIVRNETGSASKVTSLCYDIGDEVSNKQLVSFINENYENVDILINCAGIRRQNPVTFAPGDSLEKLQEATCSIGWKDFRDTFDVNVFGMYFLTAGLIKKLGEAAQKGDGRGCVICFSSPASVHNNQFVPAYQLSKAAIDHMVRIMAAEFADKYIRVNAVSPGLYESRMTPMAADDPTSNIKYVSQVPARRAGLPEEMVALIIFMCSRGGAYLDGRNIRMDGGRLLTLKGHVYSDE; from the coding sequence ATGTCACAATTTACTATTCCATTGCTCTACGAAGTAGGAGGCAGACAGGCCATTGTAACGGGCGGTGGATCGGGGCTAGGCCAAATGATCTGCCAAGGATTGGTAGCCAATAACGTTGACGTTGCCGTGGTTGATCTATTTCAAGAGCGTCTGGACGAGACCGTTCACAAATGTGAAATAGTAAGAAATGAAACAGGCTCGGCTAGCAAAGTCACATCTTTGTGTTATGATATAGGTGACGAGGTGTCAAATAAACAGCTGGTAAGCTTCATCAATGAAAACTACGAAAATGTGGATATTCTCATAAATTGTGCAGGAATCAGAAGACAAAACCCAGTCACTTTTGCTCCAGGTGATTCCCTCGAGAAGCTTCAGGAGGCCACTTGCTCCATCGGATGGAAAGATTTCCGAGATACCTTTGACGTGAATGTGTTTGGAATGTACTTTTTGACTGCTGGGCTAATCAAAAAGCTAGGTGAGGCAGCGCAGAAAGGCGATGGAAGAGGATGTGTCATTTGTTTCTCATCGCCTGCATCTGTGCACAATAATCAGTTTGTTCCAGCCTACCAGCTGTCAAAAGCTGCCATAGACCACATGGTGAGGATCATGGCTGCTGAGTTTGCCGATAAGTATATTAGGGTCAACGCTGTATCTCCAGGACTCTACGAGAGCAGAATGACACCTATGGCAGCGGACGATCCGACATCAAATATCAAGTATGTCAGCCAGGTCCCTGCCCGGAGGGCAGGTCTTCCAGAAGAGATGGTGGCCCTAATTATATTCATGTGTTCAAGGGGCGGTGCCTATCTTGACGGTCGAAACATAAGGATGGATGGAGGCAGATTATTGACATTGAAGGGCCATGTGTATAGCGATGAGTGA